The following is a genomic window from Thermodesulfovibrionales bacterium.
CCAGTAGGTGCGGGAAGCAGTATAGGTGATTATCTTGCAGAGGTCCTTGATATTGTTGACAGAAGCGGTATGCCTTATAAGGTTAATCCTATGGGAACAGTGGTCGAGGGAGAATGGTCTGAGGTATTTGGTCTTATAAAAAAGTGTCATGAGGCTGTAATGAGTAAAGCAGACCGAGCCATAATTACAATAACTATTGATGATAGAAAGGGTAAACCAAACAGGATTGAAGAGAAGGTTGCCTCCATTGAGAGGAGACTCAGCAGGAGCTTGAAAAAGTAGTATAGAACTGAGTTATATATAATTTTTCTAAAGCTCCTATACCCGGTAAGGGATTCTCTACAATTAAGTAAAAGGAGATTTTTGTCCAAATCTCTAAAACATTGCGTAAAATATTATAATGGTATAATGAAAAGAGATATTATCTCAAGCCCTTTTAATTTAGATCATAAATAGAACTAATCTGCCAAACCAGGCGATTACGATTATAGAATGGGAGGTTTGTTATGTCTGAAAAGATTACTCTTAGTGTGATCAAGGCTGATGTAGGTGGATTTGTTGGGCATTGTGCTATTCATTGTGACATGATGGACTGTGCAAAAGGCAAGCTGGAAGAAGCTAAGAAAAAAGGCTTAATTATCGATTTTTATGTAACTCGTTGCGGAGACGATATGGAACTTATAATGACGCATAAAAAGGGTACAGATAGTGAGGAGATTCATAAACTCGCATGGGATACCTTCCTTGCAGCCACTGAGGTGGCAAAAGAACTCAAGATGTACGGCGCAGGTCAGGACCTGCTTGCAGACGCCTTTTCAGGAAATGTGAAGGGAATGGGTCCTGGTGTGGCTGAGATGGAATTTATAGAAAGAAAATCAGAGCCCGTTATAATATTCATGGCAGATAAAACATCTCCAGGTGCCTGGAATCTTCCGCTCTTTAAGATGTTTGCTGATCCCTTTAATACAGCTGGTCTTGTAATTGACCCGGCAATGCATGATGGGTTTATCTTTGAGGTTGTTGATGTTTACGGTCACAGAAGCATTAAACTTCATACCCCTGAGGAGATGTATGACCTGCTGATGCTTATTGGAG
Proteins encoded in this region:
- a CDS encoding MTH1187 family thiamine-binding protein — translated: MLVEFSIVPVGAGSSIGDYLAEVLDIVDRSGMPYKVNPMGTVVEGEWSEVFGLIKKCHEAVMSKADRAIITITIDDRKGKPNRIEEKVASIERRLSRSLKK
- the fbp gene encoding fructose-1,6-bisphosphate aldolase/phosphatase; translation: MSEKITLSVIKADVGGFVGHCAIHCDMMDCAKGKLEEAKKKGLIIDFYVTRCGDDMELIMTHKKGTDSEEIHKLAWDTFLAATEVAKELKMYGAGQDLLADAFSGNVKGMGPGVAEMEFIERKSEPVIIFMADKTSPGAWNLPLFKMFADPFNTAGLVIDPAMHDGFIFEVVDVYGHRSIKLHTPEEMYDLLMLIGAMRRYMIRRVYTKKGEIAAAASTQKLSLIAGKYVGKDDPVLIVRCQAGLPAVGEALEPFSFPHIVEGWMRGSHHGPLMPVSFDKANPTRFDGPPRVIAAGFQITSGRLIGPRDLFDDPAFDYARQKANEIGNYLRVHGPFEPHRLSLD